Proteins encoded in a region of the Thermocaproicibacter melissae genome:
- a CDS encoding energy-coupling factor transporter transmembrane component T family protein — protein MIRDITLGQFIPGHSLIHRMDPRVKIALTFVFIVFLFVASNFEGMLLMVALMVAVLLCSGVPVRQYFKSLKAILFIVLFTAVLNLFYGSGTVVWRCPFFPVMQITDGGISNAVFVSVRIICLILYSSVLTFTTSPTELTDALERVMKPLGFFHIKVHEIAMMMTIALRFVPTLLEETDKIISAQKARGADMESGGMMQRIRSLIPVLIPLFVSSFRRAYDLAMAMECRCYHGGEGRTKMKQFNFTKLDAAAIACTAAVCGAVIFFTIKFPAALQ, from the coding sequence GTGATTCGCGACATCACTCTCGGCCAGTTTATTCCCGGCCATTCGCTGATTCACCGAATGGATCCGCGTGTCAAGATTGCCCTTACCTTTGTTTTCATCGTCTTTTTGTTCGTTGCTTCAAACTTTGAAGGCATGCTGCTCATGGTCGCACTGATGGTTGCCGTGTTGCTTTGCTCCGGCGTGCCGGTAAGGCAGTATTTTAAGAGCCTGAAGGCGATTCTGTTTATCGTTTTGTTTACTGCCGTGCTGAATTTGTTTTACGGAAGCGGCACGGTCGTGTGGCGCTGTCCGTTTTTCCCGGTTATGCAGATTACGGACGGCGGCATCAGCAATGCGGTTTTCGTTTCCGTGCGCATTATCTGCCTGATTTTGTACAGCTCGGTTCTGACGTTTACCACTTCGCCTACCGAGCTTACCGATGCATTGGAACGTGTTATGAAGCCGCTTGGCTTCTTTCACATTAAGGTTCATGAAATTGCGATGATGATGACGATTGCCCTGCGTTTTGTGCCGACGCTCCTCGAAGAGACCGACAAGATTATAAGTGCGCAGAAGGCACGCGGGGCCGATATGGAAAGCGGAGGCATGATGCAGCGAATCCGTTCGCTGATTCCGGTGCTCATCCCGCTGTTTGTTTCTTCGTTCCGCCGTGCCTACGACCTTGCAATGGCAATGGAGTGCCGCTGCTACCACGGCGGCGAAGGACGCACAAAGATGAAACAATTCAACTTCACAAAACTAGATGCCGCTGCAATTGCGTGCACAGCGGCGGTATGCGGCGCCGTGATTTTCTTTACCATTAAGTTTCCGGCAGCCCTACAATGA
- a CDS encoding energy-coupling factor transporter ATPase produces the protein MFVVETKDLTYTYGVGTPFEKTAVDHVSIGIEKGEFLGIIGHTGSGKSTLIQTLNGLLRPTEGTVLLNGKDIWAEPKKIRSVRFQVGMVFQYPEHQLFEETVLKDICFGPSNMGLSQSECEERAYRAAEFVGLPKELMGKSPFELSGGQKRRVAIAGVIAMEPQVLILDEPTAGLDPQGRDMLLSQISDYQKKRGNTVLLVSHSMEDIARCADRVLVMNGGKAVMLDTTDKVFAHGRELERMGLRVPQITRIMLDLMDKGFPVHPALTVESALEELRPLLRKGGDRA, from the coding sequence ATGTTTGTCGTTGAAACAAAGGACTTGACCTATACCTACGGCGTCGGAACGCCGTTTGAAAAAACAGCCGTTGACCATGTGAGCATCGGCATTGAAAAAGGTGAGTTTCTGGGAATCATCGGGCACACCGGCTCGGGAAAGTCGACGCTGATTCAGACCTTGAACGGCCTGCTGCGCCCGACGGAGGGCACCGTGCTGCTGAACGGCAAAGACATTTGGGCGGAACCCAAGAAAATCCGCTCAGTGCGCTTTCAAGTCGGCATGGTGTTTCAGTATCCGGAGCACCAGCTTTTTGAGGAGACCGTGCTCAAGGATATCTGCTTCGGCCCGTCGAACATGGGCTTGAGCCAGTCCGAGTGCGAGGAGCGTGCTTACCGTGCGGCCGAGTTCGTCGGCCTGCCGAAAGAACTGATGGGGAAGAGTCCGTTTGAACTTTCCGGTGGCCAGAAACGCCGTGTCGCCATTGCAGGCGTGATTGCCATGGAGCCGCAGGTGCTGATTCTTGACGAGCCGACTGCCGGCCTTGACCCGCAGGGCCGCGACATGCTCCTTTCGCAGATTTCGGATTACCAGAAGAAACGCGGCAACACCGTCTTGCTGGTTTCCCACAGCATGGAGGACATTGCCCGCTGCGCGGACCGCGTGCTTGTGATGAACGGCGGAAAGGCCGTTATGCTCGACACTACCGACAAGGTATTCGCACACGGCAGAGAATTGGAGCGCATGGGGCTGCGTGTGCCGCAGATTACGCGGATTATGCTCGACCTGATGGATAAGGGTTTCCCGGTCCATCCTGCGCTGACCGTGGAGAGCGCGCTTGAAGAACTTCGTCCCCTGCTTCGGAAAGGAGGCGACCGCGCGTGA
- a CDS encoding energy-coupling factor transporter ATPase has translation MDYLSAQDTSFAYEDSETEKKIEVLHGVTLGIKKGEFVALLGHNGSGKSTLAKHFNAMLLPSGGKVFVDGLDTMDERLKIEIRRRVGLVLQNPDNQLVASVVEEDVAFGPENLGIAPPEIRRRVDEALKAVEMYDYRLNAPYKLSGGQKQRIAIAGIIAMQPDCIVLDEPTAMLDPRGRDEVLETIHRLNREKGITIVLITHYMDEAVGADRVVVMDNGRILTQGTPREVFSQVQLLKEHKLDVPQATELVWRLREEGFDIKGCPLSVEECVSALESALKQ, from the coding sequence ATGGATTATTTATCGGCACAAGATACGTCGTTTGCGTATGAAGACTCGGAAACGGAAAAAAAGATAGAAGTCCTGCACGGGGTGACGCTCGGAATCAAAAAGGGCGAGTTTGTGGCATTGCTCGGGCACAACGGTTCCGGAAAGTCGACCCTTGCGAAGCACTTCAACGCCATGCTCCTTCCAAGCGGCGGCAAAGTCTTTGTCGATGGGCTTGACACGATGGACGAGCGACTGAAAATCGAGATTCGCCGCCGTGTGGGTCTGGTTCTTCAGAATCCGGATAACCAGCTTGTTGCCAGTGTGGTGGAAGAAGACGTTGCATTCGGGCCGGAGAACCTCGGCATCGCTCCGCCGGAAATCCGCCGCAGAGTGGATGAAGCCCTGAAAGCCGTGGAAATGTATGATTATCGCCTGAATGCGCCGTATAAGCTTTCCGGCGGCCAGAAACAGCGTATCGCCATCGCGGGAATCATCGCCATGCAGCCCGACTGCATCGTCCTCGATGAGCCGACGGCAATGCTGGACCCCCGCGGGCGTGACGAGGTACTTGAAACCATCCACCGCCTCAACCGCGAGAAGGGCATTACCATTGTTCTCATCACCCATTACATGGATGAGGCGGTGGGTGCTGACCGCGTTGTCGTTATGGATAACGGCAGGATTCTGACACAAGGCACACCGAGAGAGGTGTTTTCGCAGGTGCAACTGCTGAAAGAACATAAGCTCGATGTCCCGCAGGCAACGGAACTTGTGTGGCGGCTGCGCGAGGAAGGCTTTGACATCAAGGGGTGCCCCTTGAGCGTGGAAGAATGCGTTTCCGCGCTGGAATCGGCTCTGAAACAGTAA
- a CDS encoding class I SAM-dependent methyltransferase, with amino-acid sequence MRTADWQDYELIDTSSGERLERWGNVVLIRPDPQIIWNTPKKNPLWKQANARYIRSSKGGGHWETFKPVPSVWSVSRNGLTFRLKMMGFKHTGLFPEQACNWDFVIKKIREANRPIKVLNLFGYTGAATLACLAAGAQVCHVDASRGMVTWARENAEVSGLADRPVRWLVDDCEKFVLREQRRGNVYDGIIMDPPSYGRGPNGEVWKLEEQIYRLVQMCLPILSREPLFFLLNSYTAGLSPAVMEYLLGVLVQKRYGGRVSCDEIGLPVTETGLVLPCGSTAIWQTE; translated from the coding sequence GTGAGAACGGCAGACTGGCAAGATTATGAATTGATTGATACTTCTTCGGGCGAGCGGCTTGAGCGCTGGGGCAACGTTGTGCTCATCCGCCCCGACCCGCAGATTATCTGGAATACTCCGAAGAAAAACCCACTCTGGAAGCAGGCCAATGCGCGCTATATCCGCTCTTCCAAAGGCGGCGGGCACTGGGAGACCTTTAAGCCCGTACCTTCGGTGTGGTCGGTGAGCAGAAACGGACTGACTTTCCGTTTGAAAATGATGGGCTTCAAGCACACGGGGCTTTTTCCGGAACAGGCGTGCAACTGGGATTTCGTAATCAAGAAGATTCGCGAGGCAAACCGACCGATAAAGGTTTTGAACTTGTTCGGCTACACCGGAGCAGCAACGCTTGCCTGCCTTGCGGCGGGCGCGCAGGTGTGCCATGTGGATGCCTCGCGCGGCATGGTGACATGGGCACGCGAGAACGCGGAAGTTTCCGGCCTTGCGGACCGTCCGGTGCGCTGGCTCGTGGACGATTGCGAAAAATTCGTGCTGCGCGAACAAAGACGCGGCAACGTTTATGACGGAATCATTATGGACCCTCCGTCTTACGGCCGCGGCCCGAACGGGGAAGTCTGGAAGCTCGAAGAACAGATTTACCGTCTGGTGCAAATGTGCCTTCCGATTCTTTCGCGCGAGCCTCTGTTCTTCCTCTTGAATTCTTACACAGCGGGGCTTTCCCCTGCGGTGATGGAATATCTGCTCGGTGTTCTCGTTCAAAAGCGCTACGGCGGCAGGGTTTCGTGCGACGAAATCGGCCTGCCCGTAACAGAGACCGGGCTTGTGCTCCCGTGCGGAAGCACAGCAATTTGGCAGACAGAATAA
- the glmM gene encoding phosphoglucosamine mutase — MGRLFGTDGVRGVANSELTCELAMNIGRAAATVLTDNNHRHPKILIGKDTRISSDMLEAAMIAGLCSVGANVVRLGVVPTPAVAFLVGKYKADAGVMLTASHNPCEFNGIKIFSGDGYKLPDALEEQIESIVLDHKQEIPCPTGGDVGCVSEAPNAVRDYIDHIKSTVPFALDGMRIAVDCANGCASRTAKTLFEELGAECHILFDQPNGVNVNDNCGSTHMEKLMTYVRENHLDVGVAFDGDADRCLAVDEKGQLVDGDYVMAICAADMKSRGKLAKNAVVGTIMTNMGFSRFCDELGMKFVPTKVGDRYVLEEMQLEGYNFGGEQSGHIIFLDFATTGDGQLTAAQLLSLVHRRQARLSSLATLMTRYPQVMVNVTVKPEGKLRFYTDEEVKRAVEEVKTKLGTSGRIIVRPSGTEPLLRVMVEGEDEGYIQALADSVANVIRNRLA; from the coding sequence ATGGGAAGACTTTTTGGAACAGACGGCGTGCGCGGTGTCGCGAACAGCGAACTTACCTGCGAACTTGCTATGAATATCGGCCGTGCAGCGGCAACCGTTTTGACGGACAATAACCATCGCCACCCGAAAATCCTCATCGGCAAGGACACCCGCATTTCCTCCGATATGCTTGAGGCGGCAATGATTGCCGGCCTTTGCAGCGTGGGAGCCAACGTCGTCCGCCTTGGCGTTGTGCCGACTCCGGCTGTGGCTTTTCTGGTTGGCAAATACAAAGCAGATGCCGGCGTGATGCTGACGGCTTCGCACAACCCTTGCGAATTTAACGGCATCAAGATTTTCAGCGGCGACGGCTACAAATTGCCGGACGCCCTCGAAGAACAGATTGAGTCCATCGTGCTTGACCATAAGCAGGAGATACCGTGCCCCACAGGGGGAGACGTCGGCTGCGTTTCGGAGGCTCCGAACGCCGTGCGCGATTATATCGACCACATCAAGAGTACGGTACCCTTCGCACTCGACGGAATGAGAATTGCCGTTGACTGTGCAAACGGCTGCGCAAGCCGCACCGCAAAAACTCTTTTTGAGGAGCTCGGCGCGGAGTGCCACATCCTCTTTGACCAGCCGAACGGCGTAAATGTCAACGACAACTGCGGTTCCACCCACATGGAAAAACTGATGACCTATGTCCGTGAGAATCACCTTGACGTAGGCGTTGCGTTTGACGGCGACGCAGACCGCTGCCTTGCCGTAGACGAAAAGGGACAGCTCGTGGACGGCGACTATGTCATGGCAATCTGCGCGGCGGATATGAAGTCCCGCGGCAAGCTGGCAAAGAATGCGGTTGTGGGAACCATTATGACGAATATGGGCTTCAGCCGCTTCTGCGATGAGCTAGGCATGAAGTTCGTACCCACAAAGGTCGGTGACCGCTATGTATTGGAAGAAATGCAGCTTGAAGGCTATAACTTCGGCGGCGAGCAGAGTGGCCATATCATTTTCCTTGATTTTGCCACAACAGGCGACGGCCAGCTCACGGCAGCACAGCTGCTCAGTCTTGTTCACCGCAGACAGGCACGCCTTTCCAGCCTTGCTACCTTGATGACACGCTACCCGCAGGTTATGGTGAACGTCACCGTAAAGCCGGAAGGCAAGCTCCGTTTCTACACCGATGAGGAAGTCAAGCGCGCGGTAGAAGAGGTCAAAACAAAACTCGGTACCTCCGGTCGAATCATCGTTCGCCCGTCGGGAACCGAACCGCTGCTGCGCGTGATGGTCGAAGGCGAAGACGAAGGATATATTCAGGCTCTGGCGGATTCCGTAGCGAATGTGATTCGCAACCGTCTGGCTTAA
- the ruvB gene encoding Holliday junction branch migration DNA helicase RuvB, translating to MEQDETDFENRVIAPEYSPEDAEVENPLRPRRLSEYIGQEKVKENLSVFIEAAKQRKESLDHVLLYGPPGLGKTTLAGIIANELGVNLRVTSGPAVEKPGDLAAILTNLNPGDVLFIDEVHRLSRSVEEIMYPAMEDFALDIITGKGEMAASYHLPLPKFTLVGATTRAGQLSAPLRDRFGVVLRLELYSQQELAQIVTRSARILDIPIDPDGALEIASRSRGTPRIANRLLKRVRDFAQVVAGGKITKEAAKIGLDKLEIDELGLDANDRRLLNAMIKFYNGGPVGLETLAAAIGEEAITIEDVYEPYLMQIGFLSRTPRGRCVTVAAYRHLGLKPPAEADSGQQSLF from the coding sequence TTGGAGCAGGATGAAACCGATTTTGAAAACCGTGTCATAGCGCCGGAATATTCTCCGGAGGATGCGGAAGTCGAAAATCCGCTTCGTCCCCGCAGACTTTCGGAATATATCGGGCAGGAAAAAGTAAAAGAAAATCTATCCGTTTTTATTGAAGCGGCAAAGCAGCGGAAGGAAAGCCTGGACCACGTTTTGCTCTACGGTCCCCCGGGACTCGGCAAAACGACGCTTGCGGGCATCATCGCCAACGAGCTTGGGGTAAACCTTCGCGTGACCTCCGGCCCCGCGGTGGAAAAGCCGGGCGACCTCGCTGCAATTCTCACCAACCTCAATCCGGGCGATGTGCTGTTCATTGACGAAGTGCACCGCCTTTCGCGGAGCGTTGAGGAAATCATGTACCCTGCCATGGAAGACTTTGCGCTGGACATCATTACCGGCAAGGGAGAGATGGCCGCTTCTTACCATCTTCCGCTGCCGAAATTCACGCTCGTCGGCGCAACAACGCGCGCCGGTCAGCTCAGCGCACCGCTGCGCGACCGTTTCGGCGTAGTGCTTCGCTTGGAGCTTTACTCTCAGCAGGAGCTTGCGCAGATTGTCACCCGCAGCGCAAGGATCCTCGATATTCCCATCGACCCGGACGGCGCCCTCGAAATTGCCTCCCGTTCCCGCGGAACGCCGCGAATCGCCAACCGCCTGCTGAAACGGGTGCGTGACTTCGCGCAGGTCGTTGCGGGAGGAAAGATTACCAAAGAGGCCGCAAAAATCGGCCTTGATAAGCTGGAAATCGATGAGTTGGGCCTCGATGCAAACGACAGGCGTCTGCTGAACGCCATGATTAAGTTTTACAACGGCGGGCCGGTTGGGCTGGAAACCCTCGCGGCGGCAATCGGTGAGGAGGCCATTACCATTGAAGACGTCTATGAGCCTTACCTCATGCAGATCGGCTTTTTGAGCCGTACGCCGCGCGGACGTTGCGTTACGGTCGCGGCGTACCGCCACCTTGGCCTGAAGCCGCCCGCGGAAGCAGATTCCGGCCAGCAGAGCTTGTTTTAA
- the ruvA gene encoding Holliday junction branch migration protein RuvA: MFYRLRGTLIHEEPGFAAIECGGVGFKCLTSMNTLKALPKVGEEAVLYTHLNVREDALDLFGFATVSELNCFKMLTGVSGVGPKVALAILSELSPEQVAVAVATGDSKSLTRASGVGPKLAQRIALELRDKVKDLQKEGSVQLPASGAGLVSASSNAAAAVNALTVLGYQPSDAAAVVAKFDSSLPVEELIRLSLKSMDTGARGTK, encoded by the coding sequence ATGTTTTACCGTTTAAGAGGAACATTAATTCATGAGGAGCCGGGGTTTGCTGCAATTGAGTGCGGCGGCGTCGGTTTCAAATGCCTCACGTCGATGAATACGCTCAAAGCCCTGCCGAAAGTGGGCGAAGAAGCCGTTCTATATACTCACCTCAACGTTCGGGAGGATGCGCTTGACCTGTTCGGCTTTGCCACCGTTTCTGAGCTGAACTGCTTTAAGATGCTGACCGGCGTCAGCGGCGTTGGCCCGAAGGTTGCGCTTGCCATTCTCTCGGAACTTTCACCGGAACAGGTGGCTGTTGCGGTCGCTACGGGCGACAGCAAATCGCTCACACGCGCAAGCGGCGTGGGCCCGAAGCTGGCACAGCGCATTGCGCTGGAATTGCGTGACAAGGTAAAGGATCTTCAGAAAGAAGGAAGCGTACAGCTCCCCGCATCGGGGGCGGGACTCGTTTCCGCCTCTTCCAACGCGGCTGCGGCCGTGAATGCTCTTACGGTACTCGGCTATCAACCTTCTGACGCAGCGGCTGTTGTCGCGAAGTTCGACAGTTCCCTCCCGGTGGAGGAACTCATTCGTCTTTCCCTGAAATCCATGGATACTGGTGCTCGGGGAACAAAGTGA
- the ruvC gene encoding crossover junction endodeoxyribonuclease RuvC, producing the protein MIILGIDPGYAIVGYGVVKAENGRFQTLEYGAIVTQAGLDFNRRLEKIYDTLTTVTQKWKPDAVAIEKLYFQNNKTTAIGVAEARGVILLACQQAGAKIYEYTPLQVKAAVTGYGQAKKPQVMEMTRRLLGLKNMPKPDDTADALAMAVCHGQTAGSALRRAMLANKISIVKGRH; encoded by the coding sequence ATGATTATTCTGGGAATCGACCCGGGCTATGCGATTGTCGGGTACGGAGTCGTAAAGGCCGAGAACGGTCGTTTCCAGACGTTGGAGTACGGCGCAATCGTCACGCAGGCCGGGCTTGATTTCAACCGCAGGCTCGAAAAAATCTATGACACGCTCACGACCGTAACGCAGAAATGGAAACCGGATGCTGTGGCGATTGAAAAGCTCTATTTTCAGAACAATAAAACAACCGCAATCGGCGTGGCAGAGGCAAGGGGCGTCATTCTGCTGGCGTGCCAGCAGGCCGGAGCGAAGATTTACGAATACACGCCTCTGCAAGTGAAAGCCGCCGTGACCGGTTACGGCCAAGCGAAGAAACCGCAGGTCATGGAAATGACGCGCCGCCTGCTCGGCCTAAAGAATATGCCGAAGCCGGACGACACTGCCGACGCGCTAGCCATGGCTGTCTGCCACGGGCAGACAGCGGGTTCCGCACTTAGGCGCGCAATGCTCGCCAATAAGATTTCCATTGTGAAAGGAAGGCATTGA
- a CDS encoding 5'-methylthioadenosine/adenosylhomocysteine nucleosidase, whose protein sequence is MIGIIGAMEVEVEEILGRMKEERSDTVSGIIYHIGTIGNKECVVAKCGVGKVAAAVCAQTMILRYAPSAIINVGIAGGIGPGIHIGDIIVANGFVQHDMDTSAVGDEKGLISGLNLVVIPVSKRLLSLTSAAAEKLCGKDKTHTGIIATGDQFINDRERLERIRAEFGACACEMEGGSIAQVCYMNQTPFAAVRAVSDNADEAAAVNYAEFFKSSAHTAAELISRLVPNL, encoded by the coding sequence ATGATTGGAATTATCGGCGCAATGGAGGTTGAGGTGGAAGAGATTCTAGGCCGCATGAAGGAAGAACGCAGCGATACGGTCAGCGGAATCATCTACCACATCGGAACCATCGGGAACAAGGAATGTGTCGTTGCGAAATGCGGCGTCGGAAAAGTGGCGGCCGCAGTCTGCGCGCAGACCATGATTCTTCGTTATGCCCCGTCGGCCATTATCAACGTAGGAATAGCGGGCGGTATCGGCCCGGGCATCCACATCGGCGACATCATCGTTGCGAACGGCTTTGTCCAGCACGATATGGATACTTCCGCAGTCGGAGACGAAAAGGGCCTCATTTCTGGGCTGAATCTTGTTGTGATTCCTGTTTCAAAGCGCCTCCTGTCATTGACCTCAGCAGCCGCGGAAAAACTCTGTGGCAAAGATAAAACGCATACAGGCATCATCGCGACCGGCGACCAGTTCATCAATGACCGTGAACGCCTTGAGCGAATCCGCGCTGAATTCGGCGCCTGCGCCTGCGAAATGGAAGGCGGAAGCATTGCCCAAGTCTGTTACATGAACCAGACACCGTTCGCCGCGGTACGCGCCGTTTCTGATAACGCCGACGAAGCCGCGGCCGTCAATTACGCGGAGTTTTTCAAGTCGTCGGCTCATACCGCGGCCGAGCTGATTTCGAGGCTTGTCCCGAATCTGTAA
- a CDS encoding cyclase family protein: MKIIDISRDLFSTPPYPGDPAPKRDRIRRMDMGDSYNLSGFYACCHSATHLDAPLHFFDDGDSVDRISLSRCIGPCTVIAAEGILTGADIDRLPPNTEKRILLKGNGKAFLSQSAAFALAQAGFLLIGTDAPSIDLAEEDGEPHRELLGAGIPILEGLDLSAVEPGTYRLCALPLLLRGAEAAPARAILLSDT, translated from the coding sequence ATGAAAATCATCGATATTTCACGCGACCTGTTTTCGACTCCACCCTATCCGGGCGACCCCGCCCCAAAGCGCGACCGAATCCGGCGCATGGATATGGGCGACAGCTATAACCTCTCTGGGTTTTATGCCTGCTGCCACAGCGCCACGCATCTGGACGCCCCGCTTCACTTCTTCGACGATGGCGACTCCGTTGACCGGATTTCTCTTTCCCGTTGTATCGGCCCCTGCACGGTCATAGCCGCTGAGGGAATTCTCACCGGCGCGGACATCGACCGCCTGCCGCCAAATACAGAAAAAAGGATATTACTAAAGGGAAACGGCAAGGCATTTCTCTCCCAGAGCGCAGCTTTCGCGCTAGCGCAGGCAGGCTTTCTGCTGATTGGAACGGACGCGCCGAGCATCGACCTTGCAGAGGAGGATGGCGAACCGCACCGTGAACTTCTGGGCGCAGGAATCCCGATTCTGGAAGGGCTTGACCTTTCCGCAGTCGAGCCGGGGACCTATCGTCTCTGTGCGCTACCGCTTCTTCTCCGCGGTGCGGAGGCTGCTCCAGCAAGAGCCATTCTTCTTTCGGACACTTAA
- a CDS encoding M23 family metallopeptidase produces the protein MIAVGAAAWTTYDSVTKYTEPQSSAESKAAETNDTVSGIFVNDVSSAPTSSAKPVSSSPASSSAAPAVSSKTGTKPTAAAANTFTMPVSGKVSQAFSKKPVFNKTLGDYRAHTGVDLSAKTGETVKACADGVVTKVANDDRNGNTIVIKHGSIEATYCGLDKMLVKEKQTVKRGQKIGTVGVDPTESLESPHLHLIMKQNGQYIDPMTILK, from the coding sequence TTGATAGCAGTAGGTGCGGCAGCTTGGACGACTTACGACAGCGTAACGAAATACACGGAGCCGCAGAGTTCGGCAGAAAGCAAAGCAGCAGAAACAAACGACACCGTAAGCGGTATCTTTGTGAATGATGTTTCTTCCGCCCCGACCTCCAGCGCAAAGCCCGTGTCTTCGTCTCCGGCTTCCTCATCCGCGGCACCGGCCGTTTCCTCCAAGACGGGAACGAAACCGACCGCCGCAGCTGCGAATACGTTTACGATGCCGGTAAGCGGAAAGGTCTCGCAGGCTTTCAGCAAGAAACCGGTGTTCAATAAAACTCTCGGAGATTATCGTGCCCACACTGGTGTTGACCTAAGCGCGAAAACCGGTGAAACTGTAAAAGCTTGCGCCGACGGCGTTGTAACCAAAGTAGCAAATGACGATCGAAACGGCAACACCATTGTGATTAAACACGGTTCGATTGAGGCGACCTACTGCGGGCTTGATAAAATGCTTGTGAAGGAAAAGCAGACCGTTAAGCGCGGTCAAAAAATCGGCACCGTGGGCGTTGACCCAACGGAAAGTCTTGAATCTCCGCACCTTCATCTAATAATGAAACAAAATGGCCAGTATATTGACCCCATGACGATTCTGAAATGA